A region from the Vicia villosa cultivar HV-30 ecotype Madison, WI linkage group LG3, Vvil1.0, whole genome shotgun sequence genome encodes:
- the LOC131660664 gene encoding sister chromatid cohesion protein PDS5 homolog C-like isoform X2, translating to MAFEYRELQDQLLDVGRKLADPPASVDQLISLLTRADSCLARVEQSPKDSMRKALDPTLKALVEHRLLRHPDTDVQVALASCITEITRITAPDAPYDDDQMKEIFQLVVSSFEKLHDISSRSYAKRRAILETVAKVRSCVVMLDLECDGLILEMFQHFLKAIREHHPENVFSSMETIMTLVLEESEEISFDLLSPLLDSIKKDNEEVSPIARKLAERVIENCTTKLKPYLVQAVRMLDISVDDYSKVLASICQDTCDSLEKNGVCVTSDHKEEEIKSAELPPEESSPEDETKSAELPLEESSPVVVKEEDAHSPQDNQEGNRSSKSVTNNGVASAGEDATLGDHKSITKTEDTDFSDHSKEELNDLGDGKVDKNERKPEQATKKSRRKSSSSTKSAKLSQCQVVANEKKAEKMLDSESYSKEAHNDESEVVASLSPSDSLPDENHSEKLGKAKTKGSPANVEVVSKKISEGASISKAKPVKRPVKKTLGRSSGVKKTAGTDSDKTQSGAVSSADAKKHSAKKLNDNEGGGGGSSSRQLVDEKKLGWGEANSETGAAKSSSVGVDKEMVSSPRSDTKSSENEKLEETTKTSAKRKHALEDEKLEETPKTSAKRKPAEDEKLGETPKTSAKRKPASGRKNGSGVKEYGENLVGLRVEVWWPKDREFYKGVIERFDPIKKKHKVVYDDGEVEVLNLSRQKWNIIEADSVADGEEGSDHASLDASPEMPTKKKGKTSFGEPTKHGKLSSSGGASGSSKSKGVLMSGQKSKDGNKSKESNTVSDSEDEVSRKFKDNTPASAAPKITSKSKNIGSSKTSKPKDNDTITPKPSVKSKQETSKSGATNQKTPKTAASEGKPPNSGGKSSVDRGGKLKSGSLKKRVLEDDDSDDSAREEEYTKGKTSGSSKAEGSEVKRGNKRQRS from the exons ATGGCGTTTGAGTACAGAGAGCTGCAAGATCAGCTTTTGGATGTTGGGAGAAAGCTGGCGGATCCTCCTGCGTCGGTGGATCAGCTCATCTCGCTGCTAACT CGAGCTGATAGTTGCTTAGCACGGGTGGAACAGTCACCTAAAGACTCTATGCGAAAAGCACTCGATCCGACGTTGAAAGCATTGGTTGAGCATAGGCTTTTAAGGCATCCGGATACTGATGTCCAAGTTGCACTTGCCTCTTGCATCACCGAAATAACAAGAATCACTGCGCCTGATGCTCCTTATGATGATGATCAAATGAAG GAGATATTTCAATTAGTTGTATCTTCATTTGAAAAGCTACATGATATCTCAAGCCGATCTTATGCGAAGAGGAGGGCAATTCTGGAAACGGTTGCCAAAGTCAGATCATGCGTGGTAATGCTGGACCTTGAATGTGATGGGCTGATTTTGGAGATGTTTCAGCACTTTTTAAAGGCAATAAG GGAACATCATCCAGAGAATGTTTTTTCATCCATGGAAACCATTATGACACTTGTCCTAGAGGAAAGTGAAGAAATATCCTTTGATTTGCTTTCTCCTCTCCTGGACAGCATTAAGAAAGACAATGAG GAAGTATCACCGATTGCCCGGAAATTGGCAGAGAGGGTTATTGAAAATTGTACAACCAAACTTAAACCCTACTTAGTGCAAGCAGTGAGAATGTTGGATATATCTGTGGATGATTATAGCAAAGTACTTGCTTCAATATGCCAAGATACCTGTGATAGCTTGGAGAAAAATGGTGTATGTGTTACTAGTGACCACAAG GAAGAGGAGATCAAGTCAGCAGAACTACCGCCTGAGGAGTCAAGCCCA GAAGACGAGACCAAGTCAGCTGAACTACCACTTGAGGAGTCAAGCCCA GTGGTGGTTAAAGAGGAAGATGCACATTCTCCACAAGATAACCAGGAGGGGAATAGATCTTCCAAGTCAGTCACAAACAATGGCGTTGCATCAGCTGGAGAAGACGCCACTTTAGGAGATCATAAGTCCATTACAAAGACAGAAGATACCGATTTTTCTGATCATTCCAAAGAGGAGCTCAATGATTTGGGTGATGGAAAAGTTGACAAGAATGAACGAAAACCGGAACAAGCCACCAAAAAGAGCCGGAGGAAATCGAGCTCTTCAACCAAATCTGCAAAACTGTCTCAATGTCAAGTTGTTGCTAATGAAAAGAAAGCTGAGAAAATGTTGGATTCTGAAAGTTACAGCAAGGAAGCTCACAATGATGAATCTGAAGTTGTGGCTTCTCTTTCACCTAGTGACAGCCTTCCTGACGAAAATCATTCAGAGAAACTTGGAAAAGCAAAAACTAAAGGAAGCCCTGCAAATGTTGAAGTTGTTTCGAAAAAGATATCTGAAGGAGCAAGTATATCAAAAGCCAAACCTGTCAAGCGGCCAGTGAAAAAGACACTTGGTCGAAGCTCTGGTGTAAAAAAAACTGCTGGTACAGATTCAGACAAAACACAAAGTGGGGCTGTTAGTAGTGCTGATGCTAAAAAGCACTCTGCCAAGAAATTGAATGATAACGagggtggtggtggtggatcctCTTCCAGACAGCTTGTAGATGAGAAAAAGTTGGGGTGGGGGGAAGCTAACTCAGAGACGGGTGCAGCAAAGTCTTCTAGTGTAGGTGTTGATAAG GAAATGGTTTCTTCTCCAAGGTCCGATACCAAATCCTCCGAAAATGAAAAGTTAGAGGAGACTACCAAGACAAGTGCAAAGAGGAAACATGCCTTAGAAGATGAAAAGTTAGAGGAGACTCCCAAAACTAGTGCAAAGAGGAAACCCGCCGAAGATGAAAAGTTAGGGGAGACTCCCAAAACAAGTGCAAAGAGGAAACCCGCTTCAGGAAGAAAAAAT GGATCTGGGGTCAAGGAATACGGTGAAAACCTTGTTGGTCTACGAGTTGAAGTATGGTGGCCTAAGGATCGTGA GTTTTACAAAGGTGTCATTGAACGTTTTGATCCTATAAAAAAGAAGCACAAG gTGGTTTATGATGATGGTGAAGTTGAAGTATTAAACCTCTCTAGGCAAAAATGGAATATCATTGAAGCTGATTCAGTTGCAGATGGG GAAGAAGGAAGTGATCATGCTAGTCTCGATGCTTCCCCTGAAAT GCCtacaaaaaagaaaggaaaaacaagTTTCGGTGAACCAACTAAGCATGGAAAGCTGTCCTCGAG TGGCGGAGCATCAGGATCAAGTAAATCAAAGGGTGTTTTGATGTCTGGTCAGAAGTCTAAGGATGGAAACAAATCCAAAGAATCCAATACTGTTAGCGATTCTGAGGATGAAGTTAGCAGAAAGTTTAAGGACAACACTCCTGCATCTGCTGCACCGAAAATAACTAGTAAGTCCAAGAACATTGGTAGTTCCAAGACAAGCAAGCCAAAGGATAACGACACTATCACTCCAAAACCCTCTGTCAAGTCCAAGCAGGAAACGTCAAAGAGTGGAGCAACCAACCAAAAGACCCCAAAGACTGCTGCTTCTGAGGGAAAGCCCCCAAATAGTGGCGGAAAGTCTAGTGTCGACCGTGGTGGCAAGTTGAAATCTGGTTCATTGAAGAAAAGAGTTTTGGAGGATGATGACTCAGATGATTCAGCAAGAGAGGAGGAATATACAAAGGGCAAGACATCAGGTTCATCAAAGGCAGAAGGAAGTGAGGTCAAGAGGGGAAATAAACGTCAGAGAAGCTAG
- the LOC131660664 gene encoding sister chromatid cohesion protein PDS5 homolog C-like isoform X1: MAFEYRELQDQLLDVGRKLADPPASVDQLISLLTRADSCLARVEQSPKDSMRKALDPTLKALVEHRLLRHPDTDVQVALASCITEITRITAPDAPYDDDQMKEIFQLVVSSFEKLHDISSRSYAKRRAILETVAKVRSCVVMLDLECDGLILEMFQHFLKAIREHHPENVFSSMETIMTLVLEESEEISFDLLSPLLDSIKKDNEEVSPIARKLAERVIENCTTKLKPYLVQAVRMLDISVDDYSKVLASICQDTCDSLEKNGVCVTSDHKEEEIKSAELPPEESSPEEESKSAELPPEESSPEDETKSAELPLEESSPVVVKEEDAHSPQDNQEGNRSSKSVTNNGVASAGEDATLGDHKSITKTEDTDFSDHSKEELNDLGDGKVDKNERKPEQATKKSRRKSSSSTKSAKLSQCQVVANEKKAEKMLDSESYSKEAHNDESEVVASLSPSDSLPDENHSEKLGKAKTKGSPANVEVVSKKISEGASISKAKPVKRPVKKTLGRSSGVKKTAGTDSDKTQSGAVSSADAKKHSAKKLNDNEGGGGGSSSRQLVDEKKLGWGEANSETGAAKSSSVGVDKEMVSSPRSDTKSSENEKLEETTKTSAKRKHALEDEKLEETPKTSAKRKPAEDEKLGETPKTSAKRKPASGRKNGSGVKEYGENLVGLRVEVWWPKDREFYKGVIERFDPIKKKHKVVYDDGEVEVLNLSRQKWNIIEADSVADGEEGSDHASLDASPEMPTKKKGKTSFGEPTKHGKLSSSGGASGSSKSKGVLMSGQKSKDGNKSKESNTVSDSEDEVSRKFKDNTPASAAPKITSKSKNIGSSKTSKPKDNDTITPKPSVKSKQETSKSGATNQKTPKTAASEGKPPNSGGKSSVDRGGKLKSGSLKKRVLEDDDSDDSAREEEYTKGKTSGSSKAEGSEVKRGNKRQRS, from the exons ATGGCGTTTGAGTACAGAGAGCTGCAAGATCAGCTTTTGGATGTTGGGAGAAAGCTGGCGGATCCTCCTGCGTCGGTGGATCAGCTCATCTCGCTGCTAACT CGAGCTGATAGTTGCTTAGCACGGGTGGAACAGTCACCTAAAGACTCTATGCGAAAAGCACTCGATCCGACGTTGAAAGCATTGGTTGAGCATAGGCTTTTAAGGCATCCGGATACTGATGTCCAAGTTGCACTTGCCTCTTGCATCACCGAAATAACAAGAATCACTGCGCCTGATGCTCCTTATGATGATGATCAAATGAAG GAGATATTTCAATTAGTTGTATCTTCATTTGAAAAGCTACATGATATCTCAAGCCGATCTTATGCGAAGAGGAGGGCAATTCTGGAAACGGTTGCCAAAGTCAGATCATGCGTGGTAATGCTGGACCTTGAATGTGATGGGCTGATTTTGGAGATGTTTCAGCACTTTTTAAAGGCAATAAG GGAACATCATCCAGAGAATGTTTTTTCATCCATGGAAACCATTATGACACTTGTCCTAGAGGAAAGTGAAGAAATATCCTTTGATTTGCTTTCTCCTCTCCTGGACAGCATTAAGAAAGACAATGAG GAAGTATCACCGATTGCCCGGAAATTGGCAGAGAGGGTTATTGAAAATTGTACAACCAAACTTAAACCCTACTTAGTGCAAGCAGTGAGAATGTTGGATATATCTGTGGATGATTATAGCAAAGTACTTGCTTCAATATGCCAAGATACCTGTGATAGCTTGGAGAAAAATGGTGTATGTGTTACTAGTGACCACAAG GAAGAGGAGATCAAGTCAGCAGAACTACCGCCTGAGGAGTCAAGCCCA GAAGAAGAGAGCAAGTCAGCAGAACTACCGCCTGAGGAGTCAAGCCCA GAAGACGAGACCAAGTCAGCTGAACTACCACTTGAGGAGTCAAGCCCA GTGGTGGTTAAAGAGGAAGATGCACATTCTCCACAAGATAACCAGGAGGGGAATAGATCTTCCAAGTCAGTCACAAACAATGGCGTTGCATCAGCTGGAGAAGACGCCACTTTAGGAGATCATAAGTCCATTACAAAGACAGAAGATACCGATTTTTCTGATCATTCCAAAGAGGAGCTCAATGATTTGGGTGATGGAAAAGTTGACAAGAATGAACGAAAACCGGAACAAGCCACCAAAAAGAGCCGGAGGAAATCGAGCTCTTCAACCAAATCTGCAAAACTGTCTCAATGTCAAGTTGTTGCTAATGAAAAGAAAGCTGAGAAAATGTTGGATTCTGAAAGTTACAGCAAGGAAGCTCACAATGATGAATCTGAAGTTGTGGCTTCTCTTTCACCTAGTGACAGCCTTCCTGACGAAAATCATTCAGAGAAACTTGGAAAAGCAAAAACTAAAGGAAGCCCTGCAAATGTTGAAGTTGTTTCGAAAAAGATATCTGAAGGAGCAAGTATATCAAAAGCCAAACCTGTCAAGCGGCCAGTGAAAAAGACACTTGGTCGAAGCTCTGGTGTAAAAAAAACTGCTGGTACAGATTCAGACAAAACACAAAGTGGGGCTGTTAGTAGTGCTGATGCTAAAAAGCACTCTGCCAAGAAATTGAATGATAACGagggtggtggtggtggatcctCTTCCAGACAGCTTGTAGATGAGAAAAAGTTGGGGTGGGGGGAAGCTAACTCAGAGACGGGTGCAGCAAAGTCTTCTAGTGTAGGTGTTGATAAG GAAATGGTTTCTTCTCCAAGGTCCGATACCAAATCCTCCGAAAATGAAAAGTTAGAGGAGACTACCAAGACAAGTGCAAAGAGGAAACATGCCTTAGAAGATGAAAAGTTAGAGGAGACTCCCAAAACTAGTGCAAAGAGGAAACCCGCCGAAGATGAAAAGTTAGGGGAGACTCCCAAAACAAGTGCAAAGAGGAAACCCGCTTCAGGAAGAAAAAAT GGATCTGGGGTCAAGGAATACGGTGAAAACCTTGTTGGTCTACGAGTTGAAGTATGGTGGCCTAAGGATCGTGA GTTTTACAAAGGTGTCATTGAACGTTTTGATCCTATAAAAAAGAAGCACAAG gTGGTTTATGATGATGGTGAAGTTGAAGTATTAAACCTCTCTAGGCAAAAATGGAATATCATTGAAGCTGATTCAGTTGCAGATGGG GAAGAAGGAAGTGATCATGCTAGTCTCGATGCTTCCCCTGAAAT GCCtacaaaaaagaaaggaaaaacaagTTTCGGTGAACCAACTAAGCATGGAAAGCTGTCCTCGAG TGGCGGAGCATCAGGATCAAGTAAATCAAAGGGTGTTTTGATGTCTGGTCAGAAGTCTAAGGATGGAAACAAATCCAAAGAATCCAATACTGTTAGCGATTCTGAGGATGAAGTTAGCAGAAAGTTTAAGGACAACACTCCTGCATCTGCTGCACCGAAAATAACTAGTAAGTCCAAGAACATTGGTAGTTCCAAGACAAGCAAGCCAAAGGATAACGACACTATCACTCCAAAACCCTCTGTCAAGTCCAAGCAGGAAACGTCAAAGAGTGGAGCAACCAACCAAAAGACCCCAAAGACTGCTGCTTCTGAGGGAAAGCCCCCAAATAGTGGCGGAAAGTCTAGTGTCGACCGTGGTGGCAAGTTGAAATCTGGTTCATTGAAGAAAAGAGTTTTGGAGGATGATGACTCAGATGATTCAGCAAGAGAGGAGGAATATACAAAGGGCAAGACATCAGGTTCATCAAAGGCAGAAGGAAGTGAGGTCAAGAGGGGAAATAAACGTCAGAGAAGCTAG